The Cervus canadensis isolate Bull #8, Minnesota chromosome X, ASM1932006v1, whole genome shotgun sequence genome contains a region encoding:
- the NSDHL gene encoding sterol-4-alpha-carboxylate 3-dehydrogenase, decarboxylating: MKMEQAAGEPTRTCLTEDIPKAKRCTVIGGSGFLGQHMVEQLLARGYAVNVFDIRQGFDNPRVQFFLGDLCSQQDLYPALKGVSTVFHCASPPPFSNNKELFYRVNYIGTKNVIETCKEAGVQKLILTSSASVIFEGVDIKNGTEDLPYAMKPIDYYTETKILQERAVLGAHDPEKNFLTTAIRPHGIFGPRDPQLVPILIEAAKKGKMKFVIGNGKNLVDFTFVENVVHGHILAAEHLSRDTALGGKAFHITNDEPIPFWTFLSRILTGLNYEAPKYHIPYWLAYYLALLVSLLVMVISPVIQLQPTFTPMRVALAGTFHYYSCEKAKKLMGYRPLVTMDDAVDKTVRSFHHLRKVI, encoded by the exons GCCAAGAGGTGCACGGTGATTGGAGGCTCTGGGTTCCTGGGTCAGCACATGGTGGAGCAGTTACTAGCAAGAGGCTATGCTGTCAATGTATTTGACATTCGGCAAGGGTTTGACAATCCTCGCGTGCAGTTTTTCCTGGGTGACCTTTGCAGCCAACAG GACCTGTACCCAGCTCTGAAAGGTGTAAGCACAGTTTTCCACTGCGCATCGCCCCCACCATTCAGTAACAACAAGGAACTCTTTTATAGAGTGAATTACATTGGCACCAAGAATGTCATTGAAACTTGCAAAGAGGCTGGGGTTCAG AAACTCATTTTAACCAGCAGTGCCAGTGTCATCTTTGAGGGTGTTGACATCAAGAATGGAACTGAAGACCTCCCTTATGCCATGAAACCAATTGACTACTACACAGAGACAAAGATCTTACAAGAGAGA GCAGTCCTGGGTGCCCATGATCCCGAGAAGAATTTCCTGACCACAGCCATCCGCCCTCATGGCATTTTTGGCCCAAGGGACCCCCAGTTGGTCCCCATTCTCATCGAGGCAGCCAAGAAAGGCAAGATGAAGTTCGTGATTGG GAACGGGAAGAACTTGGTAGACTTTACCTTTGTGGAGAACGTGGTCCACGGACACATCCTGGCTGCGGAGCACCTCTCCCGGGACACCGCCTTGGGTGGGAAG GCTTTTCACATCACCAATGACGAGCCCATCCCCTTCTGGACTTTCCTGTCCCGAATTCTGACAGGCCTCAATTACGAGGCCCCCAAGTACCACATCCCCTACTGGCTGGCCTACTATCTAGCCCTCCTGGTGTCCCTCCTGGTGATGGTGATCAGTCCTGTCATCCAGCTTCAGCCCACTTTCACGCCAATGAGGGTCGCACTGGCCGGCACGTTCCACTACTACAGCTGCGAGAAAGCCAAAAAACTCATGGGCTACCGGCCGCTGGTCACCATGGATGATGCTGTGGACAAGACTGTGCGGAGCTTTCACCACCTGCGCAAGGTCATATGA